A genomic segment from Rhodothermus sp. encodes:
- the nusA gene encoding transcription termination factor NusA: MQNSELVSSFAEIAHSKGIDRDTLQLIVEDVFRAMIRKRYGSDEAFEIIFNPDHGDIQILHIREVVPDWELEDPVTQIELSEARKIDPDFEVGDEVASELNISEFGRRAIMTARQTFSQRIRDLEKEKIYQEYSELVGEIVVGEIYQIRRREVLVMHNRTELILPREEQIPRDRYRKGDTLRAVVKEVRRESGGAPQVIISRADPVFLERLLELEVPEIEEGIVEIKKIVREPGERAKVAVVSHDERVDPVGACVGLRGNRIYAVVRELANENIDVIEWSDDPRELIKRALAPAKPLSVTLNEEVDPPRAKVVVRAEEVSQAIGRGGVNIRLASRLTGYELDVYREILPDEEDIEIEEFADELDASIIARLREIGCDTARAVLDLSLEELMRRSGLDEETARRVMDVIRSEFEEDEEELEG; encoded by the coding sequence ATGCAGAACAGCGAGCTGGTATCTTCCTTTGCGGAGATTGCCCACTCAAAGGGCATCGATCGGGATACCCTCCAGTTGATCGTCGAGGATGTCTTCCGGGCCATGATCCGGAAGCGCTATGGATCGGACGAAGCATTCGAGATCATCTTTAACCCGGATCATGGCGATATCCAGATCCTCCACATTCGGGAAGTTGTGCCCGACTGGGAGCTGGAGGATCCCGTTACCCAGATTGAGCTGAGTGAGGCGCGCAAGATTGATCCCGACTTTGAAGTCGGTGACGAAGTGGCCAGCGAACTCAATATTTCTGAGTTCGGGCGACGGGCGATTATGACGGCGCGCCAGACGTTCAGCCAGCGCATTCGGGATCTGGAAAAAGAAAAGATCTATCAGGAGTATTCAGAGCTCGTCGGTGAGATCGTGGTCGGCGAGATCTACCAGATCCGTCGACGCGAAGTGCTGGTCATGCACAATCGCACAGAGCTCATCCTGCCGCGTGAAGAACAGATTCCACGGGATCGCTATCGCAAGGGGGATACGCTGCGGGCCGTGGTCAAAGAAGTGCGGCGTGAGTCCGGTGGTGCACCGCAGGTGATTATCAGTCGCGCCGATCCGGTCTTTCTGGAGCGGCTGCTTGAGCTTGAGGTGCCCGAGATCGAAGAGGGGATCGTGGAGATTAAAAAGATCGTGCGGGAGCCCGGCGAGCGCGCCAAGGTCGCAGTGGTCAGCCATGATGAGCGCGTGGATCCGGTTGGTGCCTGCGTGGGACTCCGCGGCAATCGGATCTATGCAGTTGTACGTGAGCTTGCCAACGAAAACATCGACGTGATTGAATGGTCCGACGATCCCCGTGAGCTGATCAAGCGGGCGCTTGCGCCGGCCAAGCCGCTTTCGGTAACGCTTAATGAGGAGGTTGATCCGCCACGTGCCAAGGTGGTTGTACGGGCAGAAGAGGTCAGTCAGGCGATCGGCCGTGGGGGCGTCAACATTCGGTTGGCGTCACGTCTGACCGGTTACGAACTGGATGTCTATCGTGAGATTCTGCCAGACGAAGAAGATATTGAGATTGAAGAGTTTGCGGACGAGCTGGATGCGTCGATCATTGCGCGTCTGCGTGAGATCGGTTGCGATACAGCCCGGGCCGTACTGGATCTGTCGCTTGAAGAGCTGATGCGGCGTTCCGGGCTTGATGAGGAAACCGCACGGCGCGTGATGGATGTCATTCGCTCGGAGTTTGAAGAAGATGAAGAAGAACTGGAAGGCTAA